The following nucleotide sequence is from Scheffersomyces stipitis CBS 6054 chromosome 4, complete sequence.
AAATTCCTCCCAGGTTTGTGGACAATCATTACTACCTTGTGGGACAATGGTACTATTCATTTCAAGAGAGGTCTTCTTGACTCCATTGGTAATATTATTGGTGGAATCTTTGACAGTGCCCAGCAAGCCATTATTGATTCCATCGTTTCCTTGGTCGCTCAGGTAGCTGATCCAGGTTCCATCTGTATCTCTCTTGAAAAGTCTGGATTGGGTGTATCAGTTATTAGGTCTGCTGTCGAAGATTCGGACATGCAATCTTTCACAATAAAGTTGGTCACCACTATCATTGATGACAAGACTATTACCTTGGATTCTTTGACGACAGCATTGAAAGGTTCTTCTCTTATCTCTAAcactttcaacaagattaTCGGAAACTCCACATACAGAAAGATTATCTTCGTCTGGATtgtcaacaagttggtcGGTTTAATCTCTTGGTTCTTCGGTTAAATACCAGAACACTAAAAATCTAATTACTTATTCATGAATCTCATTTTCGAAAATCTCGTTCTCCTTATTTATTTTCCTAAATAATTGCAAATATAGCAAATATACCATTTTATTGATTTATATACAAATCCACTAGTCATTTTGTTTGTATGTCCATGACTATAAAATACTAGGTCCGTTACCTTCCAAGCTGTGTTCCGCTAATGGAAGACAATCAGATTTCAATTACTTtgaatctctttcttgcCTCTTCGAGAGTGAAGTTGGCTTCAGCTTGATGCCACCTCTCATGTAGTCTTCCGTACAACAAAACCAAGTTTGGTTCATCACTATTGGAATCATTGACTGCTTTTCTGCCAAACAACAGTCCCTTAATACTATACCAATCTTTGAACGTGATCTTTGCCCATTCATCTGGTTTCAGGAATCCCAACCTTGCCAATTTAGGAGAGTCCAATGCTTCAGGGTCTACAATGGAGATGTTTTTTGGACTTGAGAAGTATATCAATACCAATCTTCTGTAGTTCTTTTGATCTTCCGGAGGTGAGACAACTCTGTGAATCGATGACTTGAAGTATCCCCCAGTGATGAACTCCATGGCATCAGCAATATTGACAATAAAGGCATTAGGAGTGTGGCCAACATATCTCCATTCTCCAGTGAAGTAATCTCGAACTTGTAAAGATAAAATTGGTTGAGAAGTGATGAATGTGAATCCGccagaatcagaatgaCCCCTGAGCCAGTTTTTCCCTACCTTAGCCTCGTCTTCTGCTTTCATATTGTGGTACAACATGAACCTGCCAGCACCTTGACCAGATCTTTCGAagtcattttcttcaacactgTAGtacaatttccagattgtTCCTTCAGGGATCTCTAAAATGATATCACACAAGTAGGtgatctttttcaagacATCGTTATGCAAATACCTGAAGTATCCAGctatttcttccaaatgtGCTTTGACTAAGGGATGGTGGTTGTTCTTGGAATCGTCGAAGAACGATGGATGTAAcatattgttcaagttgtaaTGAACAATTGAATCATGAACACCGTTTCTCATGGACCAGTAGCCTTTGGGTTTAAAACCAGCACCTCTTTCAGCGCCAACAGACTTAGTTCTGTCTTCAAGATCAGATTTCCATGCTCCAGCCAAATATGGACCTTGCTCTTCAGCAGGGATTTCCAAAAGTGATTGGGCGATAGCCTTCAAACTCTCGAATCTCTCTACATCTATGCCATGATTTACAACAGAAAAGAATCCAGAAGTGGAAAttgacttttccaattggtctgccaacttcttcctgGTTTCAAAATGTTCTGATCCATCCTTGTAGAGAGACAAATCAAGAGCATCCAACTGGACTGGCTCTATATCAGACTTCGAAAGCGGAGCTTCTATGAATGGCCGCACGTTATACTTCTTATCTATTTGCTCTACTTCCAGCTGAGTCATTTTATCAAAATATAAGGTGAAGATCGAGTAGACTATCAGTGTGTAACAAAAGGTTCTTAATTTCTATAACCTAAAGAGTGATATAACTAGGGACTATTTTACTTAAATATCTTAGCCATCCCCGACTCCGCAACTTGGCTCATATTGTTCCTGCTAATTATTACGTCTTAACTACTACACTGTGGCTCCTATAGTATTAATTGATTTCGTGAACCAACTTCCTTTCTGTAGAAATGCCAGTTGTTAACCATGGCCCCCGAGCCGATCCGACAAACAAAGTGCAAAATTTCGCAATCACAGCTGCTGCCACAATTTCCTAAATAGACAACTTGATGCGGTACAGTTGTAATTGAGCAATACGTCCCAGCACACAATTGGCCAGAATGGCCgttgtagtagtagtagAACGTTCCAAATATTGATCGTTTGATCTCACGAGACTATGTCTTAGCCGTCAACGGGAATGAGAAGGGCCACTTTCTCCATTTTTCTGTTTAAtcaagtgaaaaaaaaaaatttcgcagctaaTTTGCTCGCCATTCTGCTCTGCCTATAGCAATAATCTTTATATTTAGTTCATAAATAGGGTCTCTATAGATAGAGCTACTGTACTAATTGTTCCCTTCTATATACGTGAAATCGACCTTGGCCGTTCTATTTGTGGAAACTGAAGTTCTCCTCCACAGTCTTCTGTAACTTTGCTTCGAACTCTTCCTTAGTCTCACCTGCCTTCCATCTTAAATTGTAAGCTGGATGTTCAGGCTTAAGGAACGTAGGATCTTCTCCCTTTGTACCGTAAAGGTTTTCTCTGAATGTAAGGCCTTCCTTAGGATAGTCTTCCCAAGCCAAACCACGTTCTCTCAATACTGGAAGTAAAATATCGACAATATCCTCAAAACTACCTGGAGTAATGGCATAAGTGAAGTTGAACCCGTCAACACCAGAAATGTCCACCCATCTCTCGATTTCGTCTGCTACCTCTTCAGCACTTCCGTAGAAAAGTACTCCTGAACCACCTGTGGAAACCAGATTGGCAATGTATGATCTGGTTTTCTTGACGTTTTCGGGGTCTGTAGGCAACTTCTTAGTCCAGTTTTCTACAAAACTCTTTACTGCGTTACTTTCCACttggttcaattcttgttccCACTCGTATTCGTTGAGATCGATACCGGTCCATCCTCCAAAGAGAGCCTGTGCTCCTTCGACGTCGGAATAACTCTTGTATTCCAAGAACTTTTCTACGGCTTCGTCATGTGTCTCTGCGACTATTACAGTaaccaattgaacaactttgaCATCATCAGGGTTTCTGCCATACTTCTTGACAAgttccttcaactttttgaTCTTTACGCCCAACCCTTCTGGGTTCAAACCGTTGATAAAAACAGCTTCGGCGTTTCTGGCAGCGTACTCAAGACCAGATTTAGAGGACCCAGCCTGTAAGATAACTGGCAATCTCTGAGGAGAAGGCTCTGTGATATTTGGGCCAGGgaccttgaagaacttaccTTCGTAGTTGATTTCTCTAATCAAGTCGGGATCGGAGAAGATTCCTCTTTCCCGGTCCAACTTGACGGCGTCGTCTCtccaagaagacaagaacaattggTAAACTACTTCCAAATATTCTTGGGCTCTAGCGTATCTTTCTTCGTGAGGAGGTAACGATTCTCCATTCAACAAGTTCCTAGCAGCACTGTCCAAATAAGAAGAGACGATATTCCAACCAACTCTCCCGTTTGTCAAATGGTCCAAGGTAGCCAATCTTCTTGTGAAATGATATGGAGCTTCACTGATAGTACTCGAAGTAACTGCGAaagacaagttcttggtcaCTGCAGCCATAGCAGCAATTACAGCACTAGGTTCGTTTATGGGCCATTGGGCTCCAGAGGTAGCAGCAGGAGTCAAATTACGAGGACCTTTGTATACGTCATAGGGACCCAAGACATCAGCAATGAAGAGCGCATTGAACTTTCCTCTCTCAAGCAATTTGGCTAAGTTAGTCCAGTACTCAATCTTGTTATAGTCCCTGGACTTGTCCTTGGGGTGCTTCCAAAGACCAGGCCATTGGAGCCCAGGAGTTCCCATATCAAAGGCATTGATGATGATAGGCTTTCTGGATTTGACAGTTTCagttttctgtttcttaGTTACAGGAGCCATTTTTCGTAATAAAGAAGTTTgggagtgaaaaatttacCCCAGCTTCAAATCCTGGGTTTTCAATCCATATTTAACAGTCCGATTTAGTCATATTATTGTGGTGCTAGTGGTGTAGATCTTCGAGGCTATCAAGATGCAAACTGTGGCTTCTTGCACCTAATAAGCGGTTGCGAAAACGGCCTAGTCCAGCCGAGACTGAGCCGAAGGGACCCGAAATGGCACGACTTTGATCAAGACAAAGATGTTACGACTTGTCTGGAGATATTCAAAAGAACAGATCGGAATTGCGTTCATTGGGCAGAGATGGTGTCATTGTCTTCAGCTGGCTAATGTATGGTAATCTTGTATGATGGTGCAATTGCAGTCCCAAAGGCGAAAAAACAGATCTAGATCAAAGCGTAAGAACATACGACTCCACTGTAACCTTGAAAGTTGCGATTGTGTTCTGTAGCATTCCTATTGTCGACGAGAGTTTTTGTGATTTACTTGGAGTATGTCATTTTTGCGGTCGAGATTATAATCATTTTCTGTAGaaaaatttcgcagcctaATGAGAGTCTAAAAAGCCAACTCTACTCAAATGCATCTTTCACTATTTATCCactttttctctttccatATTGCCGACAAAtttgaagtcgttgttggTTTGACCTTTTCTTGTTACTTTCCAATCTAGTTCtactgttgttgatgtCTCGAGTGTAAGACCTACCGCACCATTTTAGCCGCTCTTCAACCACTAACTCTATGTAGCAGACAGCGTGGGATTCTTACAGAACCCATACGGCCCAGCGTAAGAAGATTGACTCTCAGAGAAAATCTCTCGTTTAACGTAGTTCCAAATGCCTCTGAGTGGAATGAATACAAAAATGAGTACATCGCCAGGATTTCCATTCCGCTGCCaaagaataaagaaaatgaaccCGTAAGACCTCAGAAAAGaataaggaagaagaagaatttctCTCCTCCGCCATCCCAGGataacgaagaagagaagaataagagaagaagcaacagGTCGAGAATGGCACCCAAGGtgtttgaagatttgaCTAATCTTCCGGAAGAAAAGCCTGCTGTCATAGCCTacaacaattccaatacCCCCAAGTACTGGGGAATGTTCTACAATGTCCAGGTGGGAGACAAAATACGGAGACAGTGCAAGTTCTGCCCCTTACGGTATAACGATCTTAAGGGGTTCAATCGACATTACCAGAATTTCCATCTAGGAGGCAAAGGCGATTCCAATAGGACCGAATCTACTGGTAAAGTAGCCGCTTCTGAAACGTGATTCTTAGTAACTGGTGAAAGGCTTAGTGGTGAGGATTCTCGTCTGAGCTATACTCTATTAAGCCAAGCTTTtaagaacaacttcagcCCATAGCTTGAAACAGAGATAACAAACACTGCTAGCCGTGGGTGCAAATAAAGCCATTCACAGGCATTTCGGAAAAGTTTCCAGGGTCCCGACCGATATCGCCGAGTCCATTTTGAAACACAATCAAGTCGGATAGGTGGCCGGGATGGGTAACCGAAGTGCCGAACAAATTTCCACCGGAGCTCCATtatttctacaattctacaataatACCATTTCGCTACATAATCTCTGTATGTGGGGTCCTTCTTGTGAAGCTTATTGGCAAAAATTGtttctccttttctttcCAGTTTTCTgttctcaagaaaaaaCGCTGTTCGGCTGGGAGTCATGATAAAGTCTGAAAGCTCTAATTCTATCAGTTCCTGAAGGAGAAGACTTCACGATAGGGCTGGCTGCAGGACCCCCACCCAGGCTATGGTAGCAAATGTTGCCGCTCCATTGTAAGGCTTCATTCCTAAAGTGGTGCAGGATACGGCCTGATACACGAAATGATGGAGGAGGCTTCTGAGCTTATATGTGGAAACGGACATAGGCGGAATGATTTGTATAGAGGGCTACAACAAGGAGTGCTCCGAGATATGCCCATTTGAGAACTTGAGTCATCGTACTAATCCATCCCTAAATGCCACTAGATTGCACGGGATCATTAGATTATACTTTATAGCTAGCTTTAATCTGGGACAAGACTTTTTGCACTTGGTTTTCTCGGAGGAAGATCAAGCGGTCCCTCCCAAACAGGACGTAAATGCGAAACTCCCGAGGCACAAAGCCTTGTCTGGGATGGACTTAAATTAGCCTCCAACAATATGGTACGAATACCTGGCAGATAGCAGCCTGCCTTGATGGATGAGTAAGCGGTTATGAGAGCCGTGTCTTTGTGAGATGTCTGTAGTTCTTTGAGTGTGAATTAATCTgttttcagcttcagttTTTGCTAATTCCGCTTTTCTATATATAAGTATATGCACCTATCTTTTAGTatttaatttttcagttgttcaattttctGTCATTTCTGTTTGATCTTTTTAATTTTTTCCATAAATATATCTTGTTCGCCTCTCTTGGTGGTAATAAGTTATATATAATTCATCTGTTCCCATTCATAGCATCATTATTAATTTGTAGCCGAAATCGTGTCGATTTTATCTGCTAAGAATTTTCCACTACCCCAGGTCTAAGTGAGAAAATAAGTCTCCAGTTCTACTTTTGATTTTCACAACCAGACAcattttttgaattttccaGTCTCACATCAAAAAGATACCAACATGGAAGTCAGGCTCGAGTCGGGCTCGGAGCTCGTCAGACAGAATCGTCTCCTCAGTTTTCTTCTCTCGAAGAATGTGCCTCATCTACCCACCGACGAAGAGAGAAAGATATATCCAGAGGGAActaccaacttcttctacagattcTTTTTCTGGTGGTTGAACCCGGTGATGAGAACCGGATACAAGAGAACATTGGAACCCCAggacttgttcaagttaTCGGACGATATCAAGATCGAGAACATGGCTAATAGGTTCTACCATTACTTTGAAAGAGACCTTGAAAGAGCCAGGACAAAGCATGTGGAGAAAAAGTGCAAAGAAAGAGGCGAAACTTTAGCAACAACAAAGGTTGacccagaagaagatttaaAAGACTTTGAATTGTCGAAATTCACAACTGTTTTCGCATTGTTCAAAACCTTCAAGTACCAGTATTCTGCAGCTTGTGTCTTCTTGTGTATGGCTAACAGTGCTTCTACTTGTAACCCATTActtctcaagaagttgatccagTATGTGGAAAGAAAAGCTTTGGGTGTAGAAGAAGGTATTGGAAGAGGGTTGGGCTACTCTTTTGGAGCTTCGGCCATAGTTTTCCTCATTGGTGTCCTGATTaaccatttcttctacagatCCATGTTGACTGGAGCCCAGGCTAAGGCCGTTTTGACCAAGGCATTATTAGACAAGTCTTTCAGACTCAGCGCTGAAGCTAAACACAAGTATCCTGTAGGAAAAATCACATCTATGATGGGTACAGACTTGGCGAGAATTGATTTTGCTATTGGATTTCAACCTTTCTTGATTATTTTCCCCATCCCTATCATCATTGCAGTAGCCATCTTGATCGTTAATATCGGAGTATCTGCCCTTGTAGGTGTTGCCATTCTtgcattcttcttttgtgCCATTGCTGTATCAACGAGAAAGTTGTTTGCCTATAGATTCAcagccaacaagttcaCCGATGCGAGAGTGGACTTCATCAAGGAAgcattgaacaacttgaagatcatcaaGTTCTACTCGTGGGAACCTCCTTACCACGAGAATATCTCAGACATCAGAAGGAAGGAAATGAGAATCATCTATAGAATGCAAGTGTTGAGAAACATCATTACTGCCTTCTCAATGTGTTTGACATTGTTTGCTTCCATGATCTCCTTCTTGGTTTTGTATGCTGTAGACAAGAATAGAAAGGATCCTGCTTCTATTTTCTCGTCCATCTCCTTGTTCAACGTGTTGACGCAGCAGGTGTTTTTGGTTCCTATGGCTTTATCTTCGGGTGCTGACGCCTATCTTGGTATCGGTAGAGTTGGTGAGTACTTGTCGAGTTCAGAAACCAACCTTGAAGAAACCAGGATCCATGCTGATGGTGAGAAATTGATCGAAATggacaaagaaaatgtagCCATCGAAATAGACGGTGCTCACTTTGAGTGGGACACTTTTGACGAcgatgaggaagaagatttagatgacgaagatgataAGGATAAGGCTGAAGAGGGCCATGACGAGAAGCCAAAACAAGCTCTTTCAGCTAGCGCAAAGCATCATACTCACAAGGAAACATTCCTCGAAAAGAAAGACTCGACAAAGACTTTTGTGCGTTCTGGCTCAAATTCTACtgataaagaagaagacacaGACTCTTCGTCTGACGACGAAGCAGCTTTCCCCGGGTTGACCAATATTAACTTGACCATTAACAAGAACGAGTTTGTAGTTGTGACTGGTTTGATTGGTACTGGTAAGTCCTCGTTGTTAAACGCCATGTCTGGGTTCATGAGACGTACTTCTGGATCTGTTAATGTAGATGGTGAGTTATTGTTGTGTGGCTACCCCTGGGTTCAGAATGCCACTGTTAGAGATAACATTGTTTTTGGATCGGAATGGGACGAAGAAAAATATAATAACGTCATCTATGCCTGTTCTTTGGAAAGtgacttggaaatcttgCCTGCTGGAGATCAGACCGAAATCGGAGAAAGAGGTATCACTTTGTCTGGAGGCCAGAAGGCCAGAATCAACTTGGCCAGAGCTGTGTATGCCGAAAGAGATATTATCTTGATGGACGATGTCTTGTCTGCTGTAGATGCAAGAGTAGGAAGACATATCATGAACAACTGTATTCTAGGCTTGTTGAAAGATAAGACAAGAGTGTTGGCTACACATCAATTGTCTTTGATTGGTTCTGCTGACAAGGTTGTTTATTTGAATGGTGATGGAACTATAGATGTAGGCACctttgaagagttgaaggctAGAAACATTAGCTTTGCTAATTTGATGGCTTACAACAGTGAagccaaggaagaagaggaagaagaagaagtggaggaagacgaagaagtgGTAGAAAACGAAAGAGAAATGATTCAACGTCAACTCTCCAAGGTAACCAAGccagaagacgaagaagccGAACAcaaagacttcaacaagaatgaaCATCGTGACGGCCATTTGAcagaacaggaagaaagaGCAGTCAATGGTATCAACGCTGAAGTGTACCAACAGTACATCAAGCTCGGTTCTGGTAAGTTTAGTCCCTGGCTCTTTTGCCCCTTGCTTGTTTCAttgatgatcttgtctACCTTCTGTCAGTTATTCACCAACACCTGGTTGTCGTTCTGGACTGAGTTCAAGTTCACTAACAAATCCAATGGTTTCTACATCGGCTTCTACGTCATGTTCACTGTGTTGAGtttcatcttgttgacCTGTGAATTCGTCATGCTTGTGTATTTGACCAATACTGCTTCTGTTCGTTTGAATATCATGGCTATCGAAAAGGTTTTGCATGCCCCAATGGCTTTCATGGACACCACCCCCATGGGAAGAATTCTCAACAGATTCACTAAGGATACTGATGTCTTGGATAACGAAATCGGTGACCAGTTGAGATTCCTTGTGTTCGTTTTTGCCAATATTATCGGTGTCTTGATCTTGTGTGTTATCTACTTACCTTGGTTTGCTATTGCCATTCCTTTCTTGGgtttcttgtttgttgCTGTGGCCAACTACTATCAGGCGTCGGCtagagaaatcaagagaTTAGAAGCTGTGCAAAGATCATTTGTttacaacaacttcaacgaaaCCTTGAGTGGTATGAACACCATCAAGGCTTACAATGCTGAATACAGattcttggagaagaataatGAATTGATCGACAATATGAACGAAGCTTATTATCTTACTATTGCTAATCAACGTTGGTTGGCCATTCATATGGATATCATTGCTACCATTTTTGCCTTGTTGATTGCTTTGCTCTGTGTCAACCGTGTGTTCAACATCACTGCTGCCTCTGTAggtttgttgttgtcgtaTGTTTTCCAGATTGCGGGTCAGTTGTCTATGCTTATTAGAACCTTCACCCAAGTTGAAAACGAAATGAATTCAGCTGAAAGACTTGCCAGTTACGCATTTCATTTACCTGAAGAAGCTCCTTATCTCATCAATGAAAGAACCCCAGCTCCAAGCTGGCCAGACAAGGGTATTGTCAAGTTTGATAATGCTTCGTTAGCGTACAGACCTGGTTTACcattggtgttgaagaatctttCCTTTGAAGTAAAGCCTTCGGAAAAGATTGGTATTTGTGGTAGAACTGGTGCTGGTAAGTCATCTATCATGACTGCTTTGTACAGGTTATCAGAATTGGAATCTGGTAAGATCACCATTGATGACGTTGACATTGCAAGTCTTGGGTTGAAGGATTTGAGATCTAAGTTGTCAATTATCCCCCAGGATCCAGTGTTGTTCAGAGGCTCTATCAGGAAGAACTTGGATCCTTTCAATGAAAGCTCGGATAGTAAGTTGTGGGATGCCTTGGTGAGAACTGGTTTGATTGATCCTTCTAGATTAGATATAGTCAAGAAGCAAGTTAAGACACAGTCtactgaagatgaagaagggTCTATTATCCACAAGTTCCACTTGGATCAGCAggttgaagatgaaggttccaacttctctttgGGTGAAAGACAATTGATTGCCTTTGCCAGAGCTTTGGTGAGAGACTccaagattttgattttggatGAAGCCACTTCGTCCGTCGATTACGAGACGGATTTCAAGATTCAAACCTCTATCATCAAGGAATTCTCGCAATGTACCATCTTGTGTATTGCGCACAGATTGAAGACGATTATTA
It contains:
- a CDS encoding predicted protein: MKLLYTLISLFLITFSVASPLGPELDAVLAAREEPDLSELIDFVNNLNNEKKGTTLSKRSTENVALTQAFTALNKSGQGVAIVKTFATNPATQSTTIDAINSYLQHEDLTTLLVALDESNLAVDVVMQAFIDNKFLPGLWTIITTLWDNGTIHFKRGLLDSIGNIIGGIFDSAQQAIIDSIVSLVAQVADPGSICISLEKSGLGVSVIRSAVEDSDMQSFTIKLVTTIIDDKTITLDSLTTALKGSSLISNTFNKIIGNSTYRKIIFVWIVNKLVGLISWFFG
- a CDS encoding predicted protein (go_component membrane; integral to membrane~go_function ATP binding~go_process transport) — translated: MEVRLESGSELVRQNRLLSFLLSKNVPHLPTDEERKIYPEGTTNFFYRFFFWWLNPVMRTGYKRTLEPQDLFKLSDDIKIENMANRFYHYFERDLERARTKHVEKKCKERGETLATTKVDPEEDLKDFELSKFTTVFALFKTFKYQYSAACVFLCMANSASTCNPLLLKKLIQYVERKALGVEEGIGRGLGYSFGASAIVFLIGVSINHFFYRSMLTGAQAKAVLTKALLDKSFRLSAEAKHKYPVGKITSMMGTDLARIDFAIGFQPFLIIFPIPIIIAVAILIVNIGVSALVGVAILAFFFCAIAVSTRKLFAYRFTANKFTDARVDFIKEALNNLKIIKFYSWEPPYHENISDIRRKEMRIIYRMQVLRNIITAFSMCLTLFASMISFLVLYAVDKNRKDPASIFSSISLFNVLTQQVFLVPMALSSGADAYLGIGRVGEYLSSSETNLEETRIHADGEKLIEMDKENVAIEIDGAHFEWDTFDDDEEEDLDDEDDKDKAEEGHDEKPKQALSASAKHHTHKETFLEKKDSTKTFVPFPGLTNINLTINKNEFVVVTGLIGTGKSSLLNAMSGFMRRTSGSVNVDGELLLCGYPWVQNATVRDNIVFGSEWDEEKYNNVIYACSLESDLEILPAGDQTEIGERGITLSGGQKARINLARAVYAERDIILMDDVLSAVDARVGRHIMNNCILGLLKDKTRVLATHQLSLIGSADKVVYLNGDGTIDVGTFEELKARNISFANLMAYNSEAKEEEEEEEVEEDEEVVENEREMIQRQLSKVTKPEDEEAEHKDFNKNEHRDGHLTEQEERAVNGINAEVYQQYIKLGSGKFSPWLFCPLLVSLMILSTFCQLFTNTWLSFWTEFKFTNKSNGFYIGFYVMFTVLSFILLTCEFVMLVYLTNTASVRLNIMAIEKVLHAPMAFMDTTPMGRILNRFTKDTDVLDNEIGDQLRFLVFVFANIIGVLILCVIYLPWFAIAIPFLGFLFVAVANYYQASAREIKRLEAVQRSFVYNNFNETLSGMNTIKAYNAEYRFLEKNNELIDNMNEAYYLTIANQRWLAIHMDIIATIFALLIALLCVNRVFNITAASVGLLLSYVFQIAGQLSMLIRTFTQVENEMNSAERLASYAFHLPEEAPYLINERTPAPSWPDKGIVKFDNASLAYRPGLPLVLKNLSFEVKPSEKIGICGRTGAGKSSIMTALYRLSELESGKITIDDVDIASLGLKDLRSKLSIIPQDPVLFRGSIRKNLDPFNESSDSKLWDALVRTGLIDPSRLDIVKKQVKTQSTEDEEGSIIHKFHLDQQVEDEGSNFSLGERQLIAFARALVRDSKILILDEATSSVDYETDFKIQTSIIKEFSQCTILCIAHRLKTIINYDRILVLDKGEIKEFDTPWNLFNISNGIFQQMCQKSNITEEDFANLKNF
- a CDS encoding pristinamycin synthase-like protein, producing the protein MAPVTKKQKTETVKSRKPIIINAFDMGTPGLQWPGLWKHPKDKSRDYNKIEYWTNLAKLLERGKFNALFIADVLGPYDVYKGPRNLTPAATSGAQWPINEPSAVIAAMAAVTKNLSFAVTSSTISEAPYHFTRRLATLDHLTNGRVGWNIVSSYLDSAARNLLNGESLPPHEERYARAQEYLEVVYQLFLSSWRDDAVKLDRERGIFSDPDLIREINYEGKFFKVPGPNITEPSPQRLPVILQAGSSKSGLEYAARNAEAVFINGLNPEGLGVKIKKLKELVKKYGRNPDDVKVVQLVTVIVAETHDEAVEKFLEYKSYSDVEGAQALFGGWTGIDLNEYEWEQELNQVESNAVKSFVENWTKKLPTDPENVKKTRSYIANSVSTGGSGVLFYGSAEEVADEIERWVDISGVDGFNFTYAITPGSFEDIVDILLPVLRERGLAWEDYPKEGLTFRENLYGTKGEDPTFLKPEHPAYNLRWKAGETKEEFEAKLQKTVEENFSFHK
- a CDS encoding predicted protein, translated to MSRVRQRGILTEPIRPSVRRLTLRENLSFNVVPNASEWNEYKNEYIARISIPSPKNKENEPVRPQKRIRKKKNFSPPPSQDNEEEKNKRRSNRSRMAPKVFEDLTNLPEEKPAVIAYNNSNTPKYWGMFYNVQVGDKIRRQCKFCPLRYNDLKGFNRHYQNFHLGGKGDSNRTESTGKVAASET
- a CDS encoding isopenicillin-N synthase; translated protein: MTQSEVEQIDKKYNVRPFIEAPLSKSDIEPVQLDALDLSLYKDGSEHFETRKKLADQLEKSISTSGFFSVVNHGIDVERFESLKAIAQSLLEIPAEEQGPYLAGAWKSDLEDRTKSVGAERGAGFKPKGYWSMRNGVHDSIVHYNLNNMLHPSFFDDSKNNHHPLVKAHLEEIAGYFRYLHNDVLKKITYLCDIILEIPEGTIWKLYYSVEENDFERSGQGAGRFMLYHNMKAEDEAKVGKNWLRGHSDSGGFTFITSQPILSLQVRDYFTGEWRYVGHTPNAFIVNIADAMEFITGGYFKSSIHRVVSPPEDQKNYRRLVLIYFSSPKNISIVDPEALDSPKLARLGFSKPDEWAKITFKDWYSIKGSLFGRKAVNDSNSDEPNLVLLYGRLHERWHQAEANFTLEEARKRFKVIEI